AATTGCGGCTGTCTGGCGGCAATTTTGGGCACTTACCAGGCAGCCGCTTTCCGCGTACAATCTGAGCATCAATCCTGCATCCCCACGGCAACATTCTTGAAGTTGCCGGGCTCCGGTTTTGTTCGGTTTTGCATCGACGCCGGGCCGCTTGTATTATTTTCTTTGCACATTGTTCCACCGCTTATAACTTTCAACCGATATTTATGCCGCGCCGTTTTATTTCCGAATTGGGCCAGCAAGAAACCATCGATCAAGTGTTCCTGGCCTCGCAAAAGCAGTTGCGCCCCAACCGCAATGGAAATTTGTATTTGCAGGTGGAGTTGGCCGACCGCACCGGCTCCATTAGCGCCCGGATGTGGAACGCCGGCGACGCCGATTACCGCTCGTTCGAAGACGGCGATTTGGTGCGCGTGGAAGGGGCCACGCAAATCTTTCAAGGCGGGCTGCAATTGATTGCCACCAGCATTTGCAAAGCGCGAACCGATGAAGTCGACATGGCCGACTTCATGTCGCTGACGCCGGCCGACATCGATCACCTGGCGCTGCGGCTGGCCGAATTGCTGCGGTCGATGCAAGATCTGCCGCTGCGAAATTTGGCGGAATGTTTTTTAACCGACGACGAATTCATGCAGCGGCTGTCGCATTCGCCGGCCGGCATCAAAAATCATCACGCCTATCCGGGCGGGCTGCTGGAGCACGTGGTCAACCTGATGGAAGTAGCCGACAACGTCGCCGGGCATTATCCCATCCTTAACCGCGACCTGCTGCTGATGGGAGTATTTTTGCACGACATGGGCAAGGTGGAAGAACTTTCCAGCGACCGCGGCTTTGCCTACACCGATGCCGGCCAACTGCTGGGACACGTGGTGCTGGCGATTACCATGCTCGATAAAAAGCTGTGCCAGGCGGAAGAACTGCTGGGCGAGCCGCTGCCGGAAGAAACGGTG
The window above is part of the Pirellulales bacterium genome. Proteins encoded here:
- a CDS encoding HD domain-containing protein; the protein is MPRRFISELGQQETIDQVFLASQKQLRPNRNGNLYLQVELADRTGSISARMWNAGDADYRSFEDGDLVRVEGATQIFQGGLQLIATSICKARTDEVDMADFMSLTPADIDHLALRLAELLRSMQDLPLRNLAECFLTDDEFMQRLSHSPAGIKNHHAYPGGLLEHVVNLMEVADNVAGHYPILNRDLLLMGVFLHDMGKVEELSSDRGFAYTDAGQLLGHVVLAITMLDKKLCQAEELLGEPLPEETVLRLKHMIISHHGEYEFGAPKLPMTLEAIALHQLDNLDAKLHNFHQLMRDAANLDSSWTQYHQSLGRKLFKGHAEVPQRADGHP